In the genome of Myxococcus stipitatus, one region contains:
- a CDS encoding ExeA family protein: protein MTTYLDFFDLTQEPFSNAPVSRFYYNSAQHSQALTRLMHAVSYMKGLSILVGDIGAGKTTLARRMLDSLPESEYEAALLVIIHSGITANWLLRRIALQLGVENPAQEKLALLSQLYQRLLQIYESGKKAVVLIDEAQMLETRELMEEFRGLLNLEVPERKLISFVFFGLPEIEKNLKLDPPLAQRVAMRYKLEPFTAESTEAYIKHRLRLAGCPRMPFSPEALLAVHEHSSGSPRVINTLCDNALFEAFLARAETVSAELVHRIGKNLGLQGINSAAPGAAEGASPPATRLPRASNNKLDLAEIDRYLEGLGKL, encoded by the coding sequence ATGACGACCTACCTCGATTTCTTCGACCTCACGCAGGAGCCCTTCTCCAACGCTCCCGTGAGCCGGTTCTATTACAACTCGGCGCAGCACTCGCAGGCGCTCACGCGGCTGATGCACGCGGTGAGCTACATGAAGGGCCTGTCCATCCTCGTCGGCGACATCGGCGCGGGGAAGACGACGCTGGCCCGCCGCATGCTCGACTCGCTGCCCGAGTCCGAGTACGAGGCCGCGCTGCTGGTCATCATCCACTCGGGCATCACCGCCAACTGGCTGCTGCGGCGCATCGCCCTGCAGCTGGGCGTGGAGAACCCCGCACAGGAGAAGCTGGCGCTCCTGTCGCAGCTCTACCAGCGGCTCCTGCAAATCTACGAGTCCGGCAAGAAGGCCGTCGTCCTCATCGACGAAGCGCAGATGCTGGAGACGCGCGAGCTGATGGAGGAGTTCCGCGGCCTGCTGAACCTGGAAGTGCCGGAGCGCAAGCTCATCTCGTTCGTCTTCTTCGGCCTGCCGGAGATTGAGAAGAACCTGAAGCTGGACCCGCCGCTCGCCCAGCGCGTGGCCATGCGCTACAAGCTCGAGCCCTTCACCGCCGAGTCCACCGAGGCCTACATCAAGCACCGCCTCCGGCTCGCGGGCTGCCCGCGCATGCCGTTCTCGCCCGAGGCCCTGCTGGCGGTGCATGAGCACTCGTCCGGTTCTCCGCGTGTCATCAACACCCTGTGCGACAACGCCCTCTTCGAGGCGTTCCTCGCGCGCGCGGAGACGGTCTCCGCGGAGCTGGTGCATCGCATCGGAAAGAACCTGGGACTGCAGGGCATCAACTCGGCTGCCCCAGGAGCGGCCGAGGGAGCAAGCCCCCCCGCGACCCGTCTGCCCCGAGCGTCGAACAACAAGCTCGACCTGGCGGAGATAGACCGCTACCTCGAAGGGCTGGGTAAGCTCTAG